A single genomic interval of Falco cherrug isolate bFalChe1 chromosome 8, bFalChe1.pri, whole genome shotgun sequence harbors:
- the C8H2orf88 gene encoding small membrane A-kinase anchor protein translates to MGCIKSKDAFQGSNAVQDERIREGHEGCTGEKSSLIAAKADEKSPSSTIVLDYAHRLSHEILDQAVKQWAVTESKYSDIPFIESDVP, encoded by the coding sequence ATGGGATGCATCAAATCCAAGGATGCCTTTCAAGGTTCAAATGCTGTCCAGGATGAAAGGATCAGGGAAGGTCACGAAGGATGCACTGGGGAGAAATCATCACTGATAGCAGCGAAGGCAGATGAGAAGAGTCCATCAAGCACTATAGTGCTAGACTATGCGCACCGTCTCTCCCACGAGATTCTTGATCAGGCGGTGAAGCAGTGGGCAGTGACTGAAAGCAAATATAGCGACATCCCTTTTATTGAAAGCGATGTGCCCTGA